The following proteins are encoded in a genomic region of Corticium candelabrum chromosome 19, ooCorCand1.1, whole genome shotgun sequence:
- the LOC134194931 gene encoding divergent protein kinase domain 2A-like produces the protein MRKVNRRVLLLCLGLTLALLFVIRHISILFPRQRLADESFFLTSTCPACFGDNLCKQLEDRLLVTSFLLTLRASFKGVHRAEWSSLSKGSVRVVTKSLSLATEMKEFDAQLCLYTTGDRYCSVDEAAKLLLSSNVVDRARKGSNTMWDRQLDLSDHFGCVSKRLETKVIRLYDKNGDGLLSVEEHHILATTLKVNREPIILQLFPNEDGWPFPRYYGACGRTIIVEDGGRPLLEYMNKPWEFRVWLAVQLLQIAFLLTNNNKEWAVYLTDIDLENFALSRNGQVLAIDVEHVEVVDMREIKQKGLPIYRNFKAENPFCDHDNVICGTHSIDAMCRGQERDHNFIYTCRAMLGFPHHGRLLSNPPSHVKDRIESLLMDCIYYNSDRPRWQAAEELLQFLVSLLPNGPDQDDLMQIYNK, from the coding sequence ATGCGTAAAGTAAATCGCCGTGTGCTACTTCTGTGTCTGGGACTAACTCTCGCACTGCTCTTCGTCATCAGACACATATCCATTCTCTTTCCACGACAACGTCTTGCCGATGAGTCGTTTTTCTTGACGTCTACATGCCCTGCCTGCTTTGGCGACAATCTCTGCAAGCAGTTGGAAGACAGGCTGCTGGTAACATCGTTTTTGCTAACGCTGAGAGCGTCGTTTAAGGGAGTTCATAGAGCAGAATGGAGCAGCCTATCAAAAGGATCAGTCAGAGTGGTGACAAAGAGTCTCTCTCTTGCCACAGAGATGAAAGAGTTTGATGCGCAATTGTGTCTGTACACGACAGGGGACAGGTATTGCTCTGTTGACGAGGCTGCAAAATTGTTACTGAGTTCGAATGTTGTTGATCGGGCTCGGAAGGGATCGAACACAATGTGGGATCGGCAATTAGATTTGTCTGATCATTTCGGTTGTGTGTCGAAACGATTGGAAACGAAAGTGATTCGACTGTATGATAAGAATGGGGATGGGTTGTTGAGTGTCGAGGAACATCATATTTTGGCGACCACACTTAAAGTCAATCGGGAGCCGATTATCCTTCAACTGTTTCCAAACGAAGACGGTTGGCCATTTCCTCGCTATTATGGAGCATGTGGTCGAACGATTATCGTTGAGGATGGTGGGCGACCGTTGTTAGAATACATGAACAAACCTTGGGAATTCCGAGTGTGGCTCGCTGTCCAGCTGCTACAGATTGCGTTTCTTCTCaccaataacaacaaagaaTGGGCTGTGTATCTCACAGACATCGATCTAGAAAATTTCGCTTTATCAAGAAACGGACAAGTTCTAGCTATCGACGTCGAGCACGTGGAGGTTGTTGATATGAGAGAAATTAAACAGAAAGGGTTACCGATCTATCGAAACTTTAAGGCTGAAAACCCTTTTTGTGACCACGACAATGTCATATGCGGGACACACAGCATCGATGCAATGTGTCGGGGTCAGGAGAGAGATCATAATTTTATATACACTTGTAGAGCAATGCTTGGGTTTCCACATCACGGTCGACTGTTGAGTAACCCCCCTTCACATGTTAAGGACAGAATTGAATCTCTTTTGATGGactgtatatattataatagTGACAGGCCACGTTGGCAAGCTGCAGAGGAGCTGTTACAGTTTCTGGTCAGTTTATTACCAAATGGACCTGATCAAGATGATTTAATGcagatatataataaataa
- the LOC134195098 gene encoding divergent protein kinase domain 2A-like isoform X1, translating to MPLRRCKRRRLFICVGLIAVSLVFLIKDTLFVSLFASSFLADEFFFQSNVCPACYGTSLCKQLEGRLWIAPYLTDPRASMKGVRYAEWDRQEGKVKVVTKNLGYAAEIKNFDEALCLRVTGERQCAVHEAVKLFKIKSSEQIPSNLMQSLTVGLNLSDHFHCMSDRLKRKIIGLYDTDRDGSLNVEESQILATTLQVNREPIILQLFPQDEGWPFPQYYGACGRTIIAEYGGRTLESYMKKSWEFRVWLSVQLLQIAFLLTDNSHDWALYLTDIRPANFALSENGQVLVIDAEHVEIVDMQEVDRKQVLSDLELKQEDPECSRNHVRCGIHSSDLMCLGYERDLNFIYICRIMLGFSGYGRLLDNPPVHAKNTIESLLMDCMYYNRHRRRRQAAAELLHYLVTFLPEGPDQDDLMQKYS from the coding sequence ATGCCCCTGCGAAGATGTAAGCGTCGTCGGCTATTTATCTGCGTCGGATTGATCGCCGTGTCTCTCGTCTTCCTGATCAAAGACACActttttgtctctttgtttgcatCAAGCTTTCTTGCCGACGAATTTTTCTTCCAATCAAATGTCTGTCCCGCCTGCTACGGCACTAGTCTGTGTAAACAGCTAGAGGGCCGTCTGTGGATAGCACCATATTTGACTGACCCGAGGGCGTCTATGAAGGGCGTGCGCTACGCAGAGTGGGACAGACAGGAGGGAAAAGTGAAGGTCGTGACAAAGAATCTTGGTTATGCAGCCGAAATTAAGAATTTTGATGAGGCGTTATGTCTTAGAGTGACAGGAGAGAGACAGTGTGCTGTGCACGAGGCTGTCAAGCTTTTCAAAATCAAATCTTCCGAGCAGATACCATCGAATCTAATGCAATCATTGACTGTCGGACTGAATTTATCCGATCATTTTCATTGCATGTCTGACAGATTGAAACGAAAAATTATTGGGCTGTATGACACTGATCGAGATGGGTCACTGAATGTTGAGGAGTCACAGATTCTGGCTACGACGTTACAAGTTAATCGTGAGCCGATCATTCTTCAACTCTTTCCTCAAGACGAGGGTTGGCCATTTCCTCAATACTATGGCGCATGTGGTCGGACTATTATAGCCGAATATGGTGGGAGAACGCTGGAATCATACATGAAGAAATCGTGGGAATTCCGAGTGTGGCTGTCAGTACAGTTACTACAGATTGCATTTCTTCTGACTGATAACAGTCATGATTGGGCGTTATATTTAACAGACATTAGGCCAGCTAACTTTGCTCTTTCTGAGAACGGCCAAGTGCTGGTTATAGATGCTGAACATGTTGAGATCGTTGACATGCAAGAGGTTGATAGGAAACAAGTACTTAGTGATCTAGAGTTGAAGCAAGAAGACCCAGAATGTAGCCGTAATCATGTTCGTTGTGGAATACACAGCAGCGATCTAATGTGTCTCGGGTATGAGAGAGATCTAAATTTTATCTACATTTGCAGGATAATGCTTGGGTTTTCAGGATATGGTCGCCTGTTGGATAATCCACCTGTGCATGCAAAGAACACAATAGAGTCACTTCTGATGGATTGTATGTACTATAACAGGCACCGGCGACGTCGGCAAGCTGCAGCAGAACTCTTACACTACTTGGTTACGTTTTTACCAGAAGGTCCTGATCAGGATGATTTAATGCAGAAATACAGCTAA
- the LOC134195098 gene encoding divergent protein kinase domain 2A-like isoform X2, whose product MPLRRCKRRRLFICVGLIAVSLVFLIKDTLFVSLFASSFLADEFFFQSNVCPACYGTSLCKQLEGRLWIAPYLTDPRASMKGVRYAEWDRQEGKVKVVTKNLGYAAEIKNFDEALCLRVTGERQCAVHEAVKLFKIKSSEQIPSNLMQSLTVGLNLSDHFHCMSDRLKRKIIGLYDTDRDGSLNVEESQILATTLQVNREPIILQLFPQDEGWPFPQYYGACGRTIIAEYGGRTLESYMKKSWEFRVWLSVQLLQIAFLLTDNSHDWALYLTDIRPANFALSENGQVLVIDAEHVEIVDMQEVDRKQVLSDLELKQEDPECSRNHVRCGIHSSDLMCLGIWSPVG is encoded by the exons ATGCCCCTGCGAAGATGTAAGCGTCGTCGGCTATTTATCTGCGTCGGATTGATCGCCGTGTCTCTCGTCTTCCTGATCAAAGACACActttttgtctctttgtttgcatCAAGCTTTCTTGCCGACGAATTTTTCTTCCAATCAAATGTCTGTCCCGCCTGCTACGGCACTAGTCTGTGTAAACAGCTAGAGGGCCGTCTGTGGATAGCACCATATTTGACTGACCCGAGGGCGTCTATGAAGGGCGTGCGCTACGCAGAGTGGGACAGACAGGAGGGAAAAGTGAAGGTCGTGACAAAGAATCTTGGTTATGCAGCCGAAATTAAGAATTTTGATGAGGCGTTATGTCTTAGAGTGACAGGAGAGAGACAGTGTGCTGTGCACGAGGCTGTCAAGCTTTTCAAAATCAAATCTTCCGAGCAGATACCATCGAATCTAATGCAATCATTGACTGTCGGACTGAATTTATCCGATCATTTTCATTGCATGTCTGACAGATTGAAACGAAAAATTATTGGGCTGTATGACACTGATCGAGATGGGTCACTGAATGTTGAGGAGTCACAGATTCTGGCTACGACGTTACAAGTTAATCGTGAGCCGATCATTCTTCAACTCTTTCCTCAAGACGAGGGTTGGCCATTTCCTCAATACTATGGCGCATGTGGTCGGACTATTATAGCCGAATATGGTGGGAGAACGCTGGAATCATACATGAAGAAATCGTGGGAATTCCGAGTGTGGCTGTCAGTACAGTTACTACAGATTGCATTTCTTCTGACTGATAACAGTCATGATTGGGCGTTATATTTAACAGACATTAGGCCAGCTAACTTTGCTCTTTCTGAGAACGGCCAAGTGCTGGTTATAGATGCTGAACATGTTGAGATCGTTGACATGCAAGAGGTTGATAGGAAACAAGTACTTAGTGATCTAGAGTTGAAGCAAGAAGACCCAGAATGTAGCCGTAATCATGTTCGTTGTGGAATACACAGCAGCGATCTAATGTGTCTCGG GATATGGTCGCCTGTTGGATAA
- the LOC134194610 gene encoding transmembrane and ubiquitin-like domain-containing protein 1, whose translation MALIEGIGDDVTVTVLLFIGVLTFYLWKVCFSSLRSYHDLPPRQTEVARSHSLDSSRVGEGETRVEQPRVDDDERETGEGVEGTPSEDVDGTIVVKLRHQETERVARVRRDQTVEELKRIAFAQELASGCRVRFVYRGRLMHDENHSLSFYEIQNNSVIIVAITGSEGSGSPERLQAAEFENPEFDMSRFFFPLVFVIVIVVWVVALSTPALFSTSAWVMLVVLSAGFGFLAFNSRQQAQRR comes from the exons atggCCCTAATTGAAGGCATCGGAGACGATGTGACCGTCACTGTCCTTCTTTTCATTGGAGTTCTAACATTTTACCTGTGGAAGGTATGCTTTAGCTCTCTTAGATCCTATCATGACTTGCCgcctagacagacagaagtggCTAGATCACATTCTCTCGATTCTTCGAGAGTCGGAGAAGGCGAGACAAGAGTTGAACAGCCTCGCGTGGATGACGATGAAAGAGAGACCGGAGAGGGTGTTGAGGGTACGCCATCGGAAGATGTGGATGGAACAATTGTGGTCAAGTTGAGACATCAGGAAACGGAGAGAGTGGCTCGTGTGAGACGAGATCAGACTGTTGAGGAGTTGAAAAG AATTGCATTTGCACAAGAATTGGCCAGTGGTTGTCGAGTTCGTTTTGTCTACCGAGGACGTCTCATGCACGACGAAAATCACTCTTTGTCGTTCTATGAGATTCAGAACAATTCAGTCATCATTGTGGCTATCACTGGTTCTGAGGGTTCTGGATCACCAGAACGTCTCCAGGCCGCTGAGTTTGAAAATCCGGAGTTTGATATGTCACGGTTCTTTTTTCCTCTCGTATTTGTGATTGTAATTGTCGTCTGGGTTGTTGCGTTGAGTACTCCTGCCTTGTTTTCTACATCTGCATGGGTAATGTTAGTTGTCTTATCTGctggatttggtttcttgGCTTTTAACAGTCGGCAGCAGGCACAAAGGAGGTAG
- the LOC134194519 gene encoding cullin-1-like encodes MASTGAAQNPHGLKTTNLGEIWADLESGIRQIFSRSSMAKKRYMELYTHVYNYCTSVHSSSQSSVRSTKGKKGHQGGGAQFVGHELYKKLKDFLEEYLVTLENDGEDLMDESVLSFYTKQWEEYQFSSRVLDGVCQYLNRHWVRRECDEGRKGIFEIYSLALVTWRDFLFKPLHQQVTSAVLKLIERERNGEPINTRLISGVIKCYVELGLNEDDPTSRGSTVQVYKSAFEEQFLADTERYYTAESTQFLQDNPTTEYLKKAETRLTEEHRRVTVYLHQSTQDVLARKCELVLIERHMELFQTEFQHLLMDYKCEDLGRMFALCARVQNGLTQLKVLLEEHIHQQGLDAVEKCQETAMTDPKVYVLTILAVHQKYNALGMSAFGNDAGFVAALDRACGRFINTNSVTRAAQSSSKSPELLARYCDTLLKKSAKNPEEAELEDSLNQVMIVFKYIDDKDVFQKFYAKMLAKRLVQQSSVSDDAEATMISKLKQMCGFEYTSKLQRMFQDVGLSKDLNDRFRTHLQKSEPLDIDFSIQVLSSGSWPFQQSPSIALPTELERSYHRFTMFYSSQHNGRKLNWLFQMSKGELVMHGFKNRYTLQASTYQMNVLLQYNSGDWFTVEHLEAATQLKQEILLQVVNTLLKFKLMTCEDETITESSVIRLFRGYKNKKLKVNINVPLKAEQRQEQEQTHKTVEEDRKLLIQAAIVRIMKMRKVSKHQPLLAEVIAQLSHRFKPRVPVIKKCIDILIEKEYLERVDGQKDTYSYLA; translated from the exons ATGGCGTCGACTGGCGCCGCACAGAATCCACATGGACTGAAGACGACGAATCTTGGAGAAATATGGGCGGACTTGGAGTCTGGCATCAGACAGATCTTCAGTCGCAGCAGTATGGCGAAGAAACGCTACATGGAGCTGTACAC CCATGTTTATAACTATTGTACGAGTGTGCATTCGTCTAGTCAGTCATCTGTCCGATCGACAAAGGGCAAGAAGGGTCACCAGGGAGGAGGGGCACAATTTGTTGGCCACGAGTTATACAAGAAACTGAAGGATTTTCTTGAAGAGTACTTGGTCACCCTGGAAAAT GATGGTGAGGACCTGATGGATGAGTCTGTGTTGTCCTTCTACACAAAGCAGTGGGAGGAGTATCAGTTTTCCAGTAGAGTTCTCGACGGAGTTTGTCAGTATCTGAATAGACACTGGGTGAGAAGGGAATGTGATGAGGGGCGGaaaggaatttttgaaatctaTTCA TTGGCATTGGTCACGTGGAGAGATTTCCTTTTTAAACCGCTACATCAGCAG GTCACCAGTGCTGTTCTGAAATTAATCGAACGAGAGCGAAACGGTGAACCTATCAATACAAGACTAATCAGTGGCGTCATCAAGTGTTACG TGGAGCTGGGTCTCAATGAAGATGATCCCACTAGTCGTGGTTCTACAGTCCAGGTGTACAAGTCAGCGTTTGAGGAACAATTTCTGGCCGACACGGAACGGTATTACACAGCTGAGAGCACGCAGTTTTTGCAAGATAATCCGACGACAGAATATTTGAAGAAG GCGGAGACCAGACTAACTGAAGAACACAGAAGAGTGACGGTGTACTTACATCAGAGTACACAGGATGTG CTGGCACGCAAGTGTGAGCTTGTACTCATCGAGAGGCACATGGAGCTTTTTCAAACAGAATTCCAACACTTGCTTATGGACTACAAATGTGAAG ATCTTGGTCGAATGTTCGCTCTTTGTGCGAGAGTACAGAATGGGCTGACGCAACTCAAAGTACTCCTTGAGGAACACATACATCAACAGGGTCTGGATGCTGTTGAGAAGTGCCAAGAAACAGCAATGACT gaTCCTAAAGTTTATGTGCTAACAATATTGGCCGTTCATCAGAAGTACAATGCTCTCGGGATGTCCGCATTTGGAAATGATGCGGGATTCGTGGCGGCTTTGGATCGG GCATGTGGTCGCTTTATTAACACGAACAGTGTGACTCGTGCTGCGCAGAGTTCATCCAAAAGTCCTGAGCTGCTGGCACGCTACTGCGACACTTTGTTGAAAAAGAG TGCAAAGAATCCTGAAGAAGCTGAGCTGGAAGATTCATTGAATCAAGTG ATGATTGTGTTCAAATATATCGATGACAAAGACGTCTTTCAAAAGTTTTATGCTAAAATGCTTGCAAAGCGGTTAGTACAACAGAGTTCAGTTTCGGATGACGCTGAAGCAACAATGATATCAAAACTGAAG CAAATGTGTGGGTTTGAGTACACGTCGAAACTTCAACGGATGTTCCAAGACGTCGGTTTGAGCAAAGATTTGAATGACAGATTTAGGACTCACTTGCAAAAGTCGGAGCCTCTTGACA TTGATTTCTCAATTCAAGTTCTAAGTTCGGGCTCGTGGCCGTTTCAGCAATCGCCGTCAATCGCTCTTCCAACAGAA TTGGAGAGAAGTTATCATCGTTTCACCATGTTCTACAGCAGCCAGCACAACGGACGTAAGCTAAACTGGCTCTTCCAGATGTCGAAGGGCGAGCTTGTGATGCACGGCTTTAAGAATCGATACACACTGCAAGCGTCGACATACCAAATGAACGTGCTGCTGCAGTACAACTCGGGTGATTGGTTTACTGTCGAGCACTTGGAGGCTGCCACACAGTTGAAGCAAGAGATCCTTTTACAAGTAGTCAACACGTTACTGAAGTTTAAGCTTATG ACCTGTGAAGACGAGACTATTACAGAATCATCCGTTATCAGGCTGTTTCGGGGCTATAAAAA CAAAAAATTAaaggttaatatcaatgttcCATTAAAAGCAGAACAGAGACAAGAACAAGAGCAGACGCACAAAACAGTTGAGGAAGACAGGAAGCTATTAATTCAG GCAGCTATTGTACGGATAATGAAAATGCGAAAGGTCTCTAAACACCAGCCGCTTCTGGCGGAAGTAATAGCCCAACTGTCACATCGTTTCAAGCCTCGAGTTCCTGTAATCAAG AAGTGCATAGATATATTGATTGAGAAGGAGTACTTGGAGAGAGTAGACGGTCAGAAGGACACGTACAGCTACTTGGCATAG